The following coding sequences lie in one Fretibacterium sp. OH1220_COT-178 genomic window:
- a CDS encoding 50S ribosomal protein L7ae has product MPLNELAVAERIVGEKEARRALSKGLLRKLFVAADAEPGRLDSLLRDAEAAGVEVERVESRLILGRACAIDRSASAAGLLKR; this is encoded by the coding sequence CGGAACGTATCGTCGGGGAGAAGGAGGCGCGGCGGGCCCTGTCCAAGGGATTGCTGCGGAAGCTTTTTGTCGCCGCCGATGCGGAGCCTGGAAGGCTCGATTCCCTTTTGCGGGATGCGGAGGCCGCCGGCGTCGAGGTGGAGAGGGTTGAATCCCGCCTGATCTTGGGGCGAGCCTGCGCCATAGACCGATCGGCCTCGGCAGCCGGTCTGCTGAAGCGCTGA
- the rpsL gene encoding 30S ribosomal protein S12, translating to MPTINQLVRYGREEKRSKSDSPALQGNPARRGVCTRVYTVTPKKPNSALRKVARVRLTNGIEVTSYIPGIGHNLQEHSVVLVRGGRVKDLPGVRYHIVRGTLDCGGVENRKRSRSKYGARKPKAS from the coding sequence GTGCCAACCATCAATCAGCTTGTGCGCTACGGGCGCGAGGAGAAGCGGAGCAAGAGCGACTCGCCGGCCCTTCAGGGCAATCCCGCCCGCAGGGGCGTGTGTACCCGAGTCTACACGGTGACCCCCAAAAAGCCCAACTCGGCTCTCCGCAAGGTCGCCCGTGTGCGTCTGACCAACGGCATCGAGGTGACGTCCTACATTCCGGGTATCGGACACAACCTTCAGGAGCACTCCGTGGTGCTTGTCCGCGGAGGACGCGTCAAGGACCTTCCCGGCGTGCGGTACCACATCGTCCGCGGTACGCTCGACTGCGGCGGGGTGGAGAACAGGAAGCGCAGCCGCTCCAAGTACGGTGCGCGTAAGCCGAAGGCCAGTTAA
- the rpsG gene encoding 30S ribosomal protein S7 produces the protein MPRKGHVRKREVVPDTRFGNPAVAKFISSLMKGGKKSVAERILYGALDKAAEKLGAEPFEVFEKAMGNVAPQIEVRPRRVGGATYQVPVEVSPERGQLLSIRWIISYARSKKGMPMSERLMRELMDAYKNEGSSIKKREDTHKMAEANRAFAHYRW, from the coding sequence ATGCCTCGTAAAGGTCATGTGCGGAAGCGGGAGGTCGTTCCGGATACCCGATTCGGGAATCCGGCGGTTGCAAAGTTCATCAGCAGTCTGATGAAGGGCGGCAAGAAGAGCGTAGCCGAGAGGATTTTGTACGGCGCCCTCGACAAGGCTGCCGAGAAGTTGGGGGCGGAGCCCTTCGAGGTTTTTGAGAAGGCCATGGGCAATGTGGCGCCTCAGATCGAGGTGCGTCCCCGAAGGGTTGGCGGCGCTACCTATCAGGTGCCCGTCGAGGTCTCGCCCGAGAGGGGGCAGCTGCTTTCCATTCGCTGGATCATCTCCTACGCCCGTTCCAAAAAGGGGATGCCCATGTCGGAGCGGTTGATGCGCGAGTTGATGGATGCCTACAAGAACGAGGGCAGCTCCATCAAAAAGCGCGAGGATACCCACAAGATGGCCGAGGCCAACCGCGCGTTCGCTCACTATCGGTGGTAA